CAGACAAAAACATCATCTTTCCAGGAGATGATGACTTCGTCTAGCAGATATCTAACATGCTGCTTGAACGCTTTCATATAGTATTCGCCGATAGCTACGGTGTACTTCGTCTGGTTTCCAAGATAAATGGTCTCGTCGACCACTCCCTTCAAGACGTTGAGCTTGGCTCCTTCGGGGACAACGGGTTTGTCCTTTGTAATCTTCACCTTCTCGGGCCTCAATGAGACCTGTATTTCCTGCCCCTCTCTTACTTCCATATCCTTGTAGAACCAGACTTTTCCGAATCTCTCGGTAACCAGCAGGAAGTATTCGGATTCTACTTTCTCGACGTTCCCGGTGAAGAAATTCGTCTCTCCAATGAAATTAGCAACAAAAGCATTCACCGGGCTCTCGTAGACTTCGAAGGGAGTCCCCAGCTGAATAATCTCTCCATCGTTCATCACGGCCACATGGTCGGAAATCGACATGGCTTCGCTCTGATCATGAGTCACATATATAAAGGTGATCCCCACTTCATCATGTATCGTGTCAAGCTCAACGAGCATGTGCTGTCTAAGCTTTGCGTCCAGTGCGGCGAGAGGTTCATCAAGCAGCAACACGGCAGGGTTTCCCACAAGGGCTCTTGCGATCGCCACGCGTTGTTTCTGACCTCCGGAGAGCTGTGAGGGCATCTTTTCAACGTGTCCGTTGAGGCGGGTAAGATCTATCATTTCCTTAACCTTGCGCCGGATTTCATTCTCGGGTTCCTTCCTGAGTCTCAGGCTGAAGGCTATGTTCTCAAAAACACTCAAATGAGGAAAGAGTGCGTAATTTTGAAAGACGGTATTTACTTCTCGTTCGTTGGGAGGAGTTCCAATTATGTTCTTGCCATTGAGAGTTATATTGCCAGAGGTAGGGTCCTCAAACCCGGCTATCATTCTTAGAATAGTTGTCTTTCCGCAACCGGAGGGCCCAAGAAGAGAGAAGAACTCACCCTGTTCTATCTTAAGAGAAACGTTGTCCACAGCTGTAAAGGAGTTATCGAAGACCTTCGTCACGTTCGATAGGACAACGGAGTATTCTTTCAACTATTCTCACCTCCAGTCATCTTTGAAGCAAGTAACAGTATACCCTACAAAGCTCCGGAATTGTGTTAATTCAAGTTGACTTAAGGAGTACAAAGACAACTACACTTGCCGTTATTGATAGCAAAGTGGCAACGGCAATTCTCCTCACAATTCTTGGATACTCTACCTTGAAGTATTCGCTCGTCAATACTAGGCAGAGATGGACTGGTGAAACAAGAACTCCCACAACTGCAAAAGTGTAGGCGAGAATCGTTGTAGAGAGTGTACCATAACCGTTGCCCATACTTAGAATCAGTGGAAGACTGAGTCCGACGCCGGCCTGAGTTACCCCAGTCATGAATCCCATGAGAAAGGGCAGAAGTACTACGAGAGTCAGCGGTGCAATCGACCAGGCCGTAAGTTCCGAACCCATAGATTGTGGAATCCCGACTGTCTCAACGAGGTTCTTGTAGAAGAATACTGTTAGAAGAAGAATGAAAGTCTTGTATTTCAAAGAAGAAACGAGAACCTTCTTCTTGTTTTTGTTTATAAGCATATATACTATCGAGGTTCCCAGAACTGCCAGCCACCCTGGCTGATTGAGAATTACAAGCACGATCACGGCGATAAT
The nucleotide sequence above comes from Mesotoga sp. Brook.08.105.5.1. Encoded proteins:
- a CDS encoding ABC transporter ATP-binding protein, whose amino-acid sequence is MKEYSVVLSNVTKVFDNSFTAVDNVSLKIEQGEFFSLLGPSGCGKTTILRMIAGFEDPTSGNITLNGKNIIGTPPNEREVNTVFQNYALFPHLSVFENIAFSLRLRKEPENEIRRKVKEMIDLTRLNGHVEKMPSQLSGGQKQRVAIARALVGNPAVLLLDEPLAALDAKLRQHMLVELDTIHDEVGITFIYVTHDQSEAMSISDHVAVMNDGEIIQLGTPFEVYESPVNAFVANFIGETNFFTGNVEKVESEYFLLVTERFGKVWFYKDMEVREGQEIQVSLRPEKVKITKDKPVVPEGAKLNVLKGVVDETIYLGNQTKYTVAIGEYYMKAFKQHVRYLLDEVIISWKDDVFVWWFADDSYVLRETGGVPVEE